The proteins below come from a single Acidimicrobiia bacterium genomic window:
- a CDS encoding class I SAM-dependent methyltransferase, with the protein MLTVRYDQLGLQPGDRVLDLGCGFGRHAYEALRRGAHVVACDLGHDELVQVRSTSAVMWDDGEIPEGTMLETSVGDATCLPFADGSFDRIIASEVMEHIENDEAALAELTRVLRPGGIMAITIPARLPEKVCWALSDEYHAPHVVGGHVRIYGRQELPNKMRSAGLQPTGSHRAHALHSPYWWLRCAVGPDRPIDDHRLVRAYHRLLAWDIVKAPKLTRWSERLLNPVLGKSQVVYAARPEEAARVAA; encoded by the coding sequence ATGCTTACCGTGCGCTACGACCAACTGGGGCTCCAACCCGGCGACCGAGTGCTTGACTTGGGATGCGGGTTTGGCCGCCATGCCTACGAAGCACTACGCCGCGGTGCCCATGTGGTGGCCTGCGACCTCGGGCATGACGAACTCGTGCAGGTACGCAGCACCAGTGCCGTCATGTGGGACGACGGAGAAATACCCGAAGGCACCATGCTGGAAACCTCCGTCGGTGACGCCACCTGCCTGCCTTTCGCCGATGGTTCCTTTGATCGCATCATCGCTTCGGAGGTCATGGAACACATCGAAAATGACGAAGCCGCTTTAGCCGAACTAACCCGCGTGCTACGTCCGGGCGGGATTATGGCCATTACCATTCCGGCTCGCCTCCCCGAAAAAGTCTGCTGGGCTTTATCCGATGAATACCACGCCCCCCACGTGGTCGGCGGGCACGTTCGCATTTACGGCCGCCAAGAACTCCCCAATAAAATGCGCAGCGCGGGCCTGCAACCAACCGGTTCTCACCGAGCGCATGCCTTGCACAGCCCTTACTGGTGGCTCCGTTGCGCCGTGGGCCCCGACCGCCCCATCGACGACCACCGCCTAGTCCGGGCTTACCACCGGTTGCTGGCTTGGGATATCGTCAAGGCCCCAAAACTCACCCGTTGGAGCGAACGTTTACTCAACCCGGTGCTGGGAAAAAGCCAAGTGGTCTACGCCGCTCGCCCCGAGGAGGCCGCTCGTGTCGCTGCCTGA
- a CDS encoding GNAT family N-acetyltransferase, whose protein sequence is MERLVPQLSRSNPPPDATALTAITVSDSSVLFMASLNGLMVGSLTLALFRIPTGLRAWIEDVVVDESARGQGVGAALNEAAIDRARQEGATTVDLTSRPSREAANRLYQRLGFEERSTNVYRLNLGH, encoded by the coding sequence ATGGAACGCTTGGTGCCCCAACTGTCACGGTCGAACCCGCCCCCCGACGCCACTGCTTTAACAGCCATTACGGTCAGCGACTCTTCGGTACTTTTTATGGCATCTCTCAATGGGTTGATGGTGGGAAGTTTGACCTTGGCGCTCTTTCGCATACCTACCGGGTTACGGGCCTGGATCGAAGACGTGGTGGTTGATGAGTCTGCTCGCGGCCAGGGGGTAGGCGCTGCTTTAAACGAAGCGGCTATTGACCGGGCTCGCCAAGAAGGTGCCACCACGGTGGATCTCACCTCTCGCCCGTCACGGGAGGCTGCCAACCGGCTTTATCAGCGCTTAGGTTTCGAAGAACGGTCCACCAACGTGTACCGGCTCAACCTCGGACACTAA
- a CDS encoding prenyltransferase encodes MSLPELPGLVSADQLQLTASTIAEWQLPNGMIPWFPGGHSDPWNHIEAAMALAATGNLDQAEAAYQWLIDTQHQEGPGTGGWHQYYLADGVEDPKFDANVIAYIATGVWHHWLMTGDRGFLETLWPTVEAAITFVLQLQTPIGGIKWARQADGTAFDYALLTGSSSICHSLRCAVAVGEELGHERPGWELSLANLAHAVRTQPVGAFAPKERWAMDWYYPVLSGAFDYADGRAHLDRQADKFILAGHGVRCVSDQDWVTAAETCECAMAYQLAGDQSTALKLFTEALRLRQESGHCLTGLVQPGNISYPDQECSTYTAAAIILAADALSGSSPASALFVNHAGLPDIIETQAPVPRSD; translated from the coding sequence GTGTCGCTGCCTGAACTCCCCGGATTAGTAAGCGCTGATCAACTTCAACTCACCGCATCAACCATTGCAGAATGGCAACTCCCTAATGGCATGATCCCTTGGTTCCCCGGCGGCCACAGCGACCCCTGGAACCATATTGAAGCCGCTATGGCCTTAGCGGCGACCGGCAACTTAGATCAGGCAGAAGCCGCCTACCAGTGGCTAATAGACACCCAACACCAAGAAGGACCCGGAACCGGAGGTTGGCACCAGTACTACCTCGCCGACGGTGTTGAGGACCCTAAATTTGATGCCAACGTTATTGCCTACATCGCTACCGGAGTTTGGCATCACTGGTTGATGACCGGAGACCGAGGATTTTTAGAAACCCTTTGGCCCACCGTGGAAGCAGCCATCACCTTTGTTCTTCAACTGCAAACCCCTATCGGGGGCATTAAGTGGGCGCGCCAAGCCGACGGAACTGCCTTTGATTATGCGTTGCTTACCGGGTCGTCAAGTATTTGCCACAGCCTGCGCTGTGCCGTGGCAGTGGGCGAAGAGTTGGGCCACGAACGCCCCGGGTGGGAACTTTCTTTAGCCAACTTGGCCCACGCCGTACGCACCCAACCGGTAGGGGCCTTCGCCCCCAAAGAACGATGGGCCATGGACTGGTACTACCCAGTGTTATCCGGGGCCTTCGACTATGCAGACGGGCGTGCCCACCTCGACCGCCAAGCCGACAAGTTTATTTTGGCCGGCCACGGAGTGCGCTGTGTGAGCGACCAAGATTGGGTAACGGCCGCCGAAACCTGTGAATGCGCTATGGCCTACCAGTTGGCCGGCGACCAAAGCACCGCCCTGAAACTTTTCACTGAAGCTTTGCGCCTACGCCAAGAATCTGGCCACTGCCTTACCGGATTGGTGCAACCCGGCAACATCAGTTACCCGGATCAAGAGTGCTCCACCTACACCGCTGCAGCCATCATTTTGGCCGCCGATGCGCTCTCTGGTTCCAGCCCTGCATCGGCGCTGTTCGTAAACCATGCTGGGCTGCCCGACATCATCGAAACCCAAGCACCGGTTCCCCGCTCCGATTAA
- a CDS encoding PAC2 family protein, with amino-acid sequence MSTPPPHLRWTDKATLKAPILLAAFEGWNDAGEASSTAVRYLRDHFEARPVATIDAEDFFDFTVARPMVQLDHQEKRTIKWPSTVVSVAEIAGSTHDLVTLIGHEPQLRWRTFADQVFEAAQALGAVQIITLGSLLVDVPHTRPVQIYGSSDDQELAQRLAISPSAYQGPTGIVGVLASRLREHGIPTASFWAGVPAYVSNAPSPKAALALVNRVCQAFDTSFTCTDLEISAAAYERQVSDIVAEDESTATYVEQLEEDFDAQEQDFQDDPDRLVSEVEDFLRDQNGRP; translated from the coding sequence ATGAGCACCCCTCCCCCGCATCTTCGTTGGACAGATAAGGCCACCTTAAAGGCACCGATTCTGCTGGCTGCTTTTGAAGGATGGAACGATGCCGGCGAAGCATCCAGCACCGCCGTGCGGTATTTGCGTGATCACTTCGAGGCCCGGCCGGTGGCCACCATTGATGCGGAAGACTTTTTTGACTTCACCGTGGCTCGCCCCATGGTGCAGTTAGACCATCAAGAGAAACGAACCATCAAATGGCCCTCAACGGTTGTTTCGGTGGCAGAAATTGCCGGGTCTACCCACGACTTGGTGACCTTAATCGGCCACGAACCACAGTTACGTTGGCGCACCTTTGCTGACCAGGTGTTTGAAGCGGCACAAGCCTTGGGGGCAGTGCAGATCATTACCTTGGGCTCGCTGCTGGTTGATGTCCCCCACACCCGCCCTGTGCAAATTTATGGCAGCAGCGATGACCAAGAACTTGCTCAACGCTTAGCCATTTCCCCTTCGGCATACCAGGGGCCCACCGGCATTGTCGGGGTGCTGGCTTCTCGCCTACGCGAACACGGGATTCCCACCGCTTCTTTTTGGGCAGGGGTACCGGCCTACGTGTCGAATGCTCCTTCTCCCAAAGCGGCCTTAGCGCTGGTTAACCGAGTCTGCCAAGCCTTTGATACTTCATTTACTTGCACCGACCTTGAAATATCTGCTGCGGCTTACGAACGTCAGGTCAGCGACATCGTGGCCGAAGACGAAAGCACTGCCACCTACGTTGAGCAACTCGAAGAAGACTTTGATGCGCAAGAACAAGACTTTCAAGATGACCCGGATCGCTTGGTATCCGAGGTAGAAGACTTTCTACGCGATCAAAACGGGCGCCCCTAA
- a CDS encoding adenylate/guanylate cyclase domain-containing protein, with translation MDQEMTPAREWAGLRTGSGTEPPGQLPDASYLSVERTFCFADLTGFTAFTRDNGPLAAVEWLDEFRKISRDVAAKRGVRVAKWLGDGVMVVSTEPTPTIAWGGHLIAHFADAGFKVRIGLATGAALLYEGDDYIGEPVNLAAKLCAIAEPGQILAHCDVADLPSWLRVIEEIEVDIRGVGPVGGIQRLGLTN, from the coding sequence ATGGACCAAGAAATGACCCCAGCCCGGGAATGGGCAGGGCTCCGCACCGGAAGCGGCACCGAGCCCCCAGGACAACTCCCCGATGCCTCGTATCTGAGTGTTGAACGCACCTTTTGTTTTGCTGACCTCACCGGGTTTACCGCATTTACTCGAGATAACGGTCCCTTGGCTGCCGTGGAATGGCTCGACGAGTTTCGCAAAATATCTCGAGATGTGGCCGCCAAACGCGGGGTACGAGTAGCTAAATGGTTGGGTGACGGGGTCATGGTGGTCAGCACCGAACCCACACCAACCATTGCTTGGGGCGGGCACCTGATCGCACACTTTGCCGACGCCGGTTTCAAAGTACGTATCGGCTTGGCTACCGGCGCCGCTTTGCTCTACGAAGGCGATGATTACATCGGCGAACCGGTCAATTTGGCGGCCAAACTTTGCGCCATTGCCGAACCAGGCCAAATTTTAGCGCACTGCGATGTCGCCGATTTACCTTCGTGGCTTCGAGTGATTGAAGAAATCGAAGTGGACATCCGGGGCGTTGGGCCGGTCGGCGGCATTCAACGGTTGGGGTTAACCAACTAA
- a CDS encoding class I SAM-dependent methyltransferase, translating into MPGVDGDRFGQAADDYVKYRKGFPPETLTALAQTGIGGPGQRVLDVGCGTGTLARQFAAQGCVVTGLDVDQRMLAAAAQLAQEEGLSIDWVNASAEDTGLTEGTFTTVTAGQCWHWFDAQRAGAEAYRLLRPGGQLAICGFDWLPQADSVSGDTESLIQTHNPAWDLGGVRDYETSIREMFAASGFVFVDSFSFDLDVVYAPASWRRRVAASAGIVNLAAEAAEEFDQQLATLLAEKYPGPQVVTPHRVYGFIAQRPSA; encoded by the coding sequence ATGCCGGGAGTAGATGGCGACCGTTTTGGACAAGCCGCAGATGACTATGTAAAATATCGAAAAGGTTTCCCCCCGGAAACTTTGACGGCCCTCGCTCAGACCGGAATTGGCGGGCCGGGGCAACGAGTGCTTGACGTGGGCTGTGGTACCGGTACGTTGGCTCGTCAGTTCGCCGCTCAGGGCTGTGTAGTCACCGGTTTAGATGTTGATCAACGCATGCTGGCCGCGGCGGCGCAACTGGCCCAAGAAGAGGGACTCTCCATCGATTGGGTTAACGCTTCGGCAGAAGACACCGGGCTAACCGAGGGGACTTTTACCACCGTTACTGCTGGACAATGCTGGCACTGGTTCGATGCACAAAGGGCCGGCGCCGAGGCCTATCGTTTGTTGCGGCCCGGGGGGCAACTCGCTATTTGTGGTTTTGACTGGTTGCCACAGGCCGACTCGGTATCCGGAGACACCGAGTCTTTGATCCAGACCCATAACCCGGCTTGGGATTTAGGCGGGGTCCGAGACTACGAGACCTCTATTCGCGAAATGTTCGCCGCCTCTGGGTTTGTTTTTGTCGACTCGTTTAGCTTTGACCTTGATGTAGTTTATGCTCCCGCATCGTGGCGTCGCCGGGTGGCGGCCAGCGCCGGGATTGTGAACCTCGCTGCAGAAGCAGCTGAGGAGTTCGACCAGCAACTGGCTACTTTACTGGCTGAGAAATACCCGGGCCCTCAGGTGGTAACTCCCCACCGGGTCTACGGATTTATTGCTCAGCGCCCGTCGGCGTAG
- the lnt gene encoding apolipoprotein N-acyltransferase, whose translation MDIFSLRRRLLFCLLSGVLVVAALPPWGWWPAAFAGFALFDQLLANQPRRVRFWCGLALGLVWTAIGTLWMVDLSPGGWLVVVGLHATLFGVAALVVPSGSGRRPALVGAFTLAEFVRWSVPFGGVPLATVALGQANGPLAPVVRVGGSLLLVATVVVVGVALSSLFDGKKATRGSALTVVVAFGALLFVGSLAALAPRGEVLRTIEVAVVQGGGPQRTRATATGAAVVFANQLAANQQVATPVDLVLWPENVVNPSPDPGDGSRLASRLYQDEAHQALTAEAQRLNAVLIPGWFHQDPGRPDANLNYSTAVENDGTIADRYDKVRTVPFGEFVPLRSLIEPLAANMLPTRDVHPGRDPAILDTSLGRLGISVSWEIFFAHRARDAIGNGGQILLNPTNGASYWLTLVQTQQVASSQLRALETGRWVLQAAPTGFSAIINPQGQVQQRTAVSEQAVLHSTVELRQGQTWATQVGVWPLLILSVFLILWGHRKPEATPTGAEQ comes from the coding sequence ATGGACATTTTTTCATTGCGGCGGAGGCTCCTTTTTTGTTTGTTGTCTGGGGTGCTGGTGGTGGCTGCTCTCCCTCCCTGGGGTTGGTGGCCGGCAGCATTTGCCGGGTTTGCGCTTTTTGACCAACTGCTCGCTAATCAACCCAGGCGGGTTCGTTTCTGGTGCGGCTTGGCTCTTGGTCTTGTTTGGACAGCCATCGGTACGTTATGGATGGTGGATTTATCTCCCGGTGGGTGGCTGGTGGTGGTTGGCTTGCACGCCACTTTGTTTGGGGTCGCTGCGTTGGTGGTTCCTTCCGGGTCAGGCCGACGCCCTGCTTTGGTCGGGGCATTCACTTTGGCCGAATTCGTTCGGTGGAGCGTCCCCTTTGGTGGGGTTCCGTTAGCGACCGTGGCTCTTGGCCAAGCCAACGGGCCGCTGGCCCCGGTGGTTCGGGTGGGCGGATCGCTGTTGCTGGTAGCCACAGTGGTCGTTGTTGGGGTGGCCCTGAGTTCTCTTTTTGATGGAAAAAAGGCAACCCGGGGTTCTGCCCTGACCGTAGTGGTGGCCTTTGGTGCGCTGCTGTTCGTTGGCTCCTTGGCTGCCTTGGCTCCTCGGGGCGAGGTGCTGCGAACCATTGAAGTAGCCGTGGTGCAGGGGGGAGGCCCGCAGCGCACCAGAGCTACCGCTACCGGTGCTGCGGTGGTTTTTGCCAATCAGTTGGCCGCTAACCAACAAGTCGCCACCCCGGTTGATTTAGTGCTGTGGCCAGAAAACGTGGTGAACCCTTCTCCCGACCCTGGGGACGGGTCACGCCTAGCCAGCCGGCTCTACCAAGATGAAGCGCATCAAGCGCTAACCGCCGAAGCGCAACGCCTCAATGCGGTGCTGATCCCGGGGTGGTTTCACCAGGACCCCGGCCGCCCAGACGCCAACTTGAATTACTCCACGGCCGTAGAAAACGACGGGACGATAGCCGACCGATACGACAAAGTTCGCACCGTACCTTTTGGCGAATTCGTGCCCCTCCGGTCGCTCATTGAACCCTTGGCAGCCAACATGTTGCCGACCCGAGATGTACACCCCGGCCGAGACCCCGCAATTCTCGATACCTCGCTGGGTCGCTTGGGGATTTCTGTTTCGTGGGAAATTTTCTTCGCTCACCGAGCCCGTGACGCTATAGGAAACGGGGGCCAGATTTTGTTGAACCCCACCAACGGGGCCAGTTACTGGCTTACCTTGGTGCAAACCCAACAAGTGGCCTCCAGTCAACTGCGGGCCTTAGAAACCGGCCGGTGGGTTCTTCAAGCCGCTCCCACTGGGTTTAGCGCCATCATCAATCCGCAAGGCCAAGTACAGCAACGCACCGCAGTGTCTGAACAAGCAGTGCTCCATTCCACGGTGGAACTTCGCCAAGGCCAAACCTGGGCAACTCAAGTCGGGGTCTGGCCTCTGTTGATCTTGAGCGTATTTTTGATTCTGTGGGGGCACCGAAAACCAGAAGCTACGCCGACGGGCGCTGAGCAATAA
- a CDS encoding glycosyltransferase family 1 protein, protein MTSLPAPKNSDEASLRIAFLAYRGKPHCGGQGVYTRHLTKALTDLGHHVEVLAGQPYPVLDTEVPLVSLPSLDLYNDHFPMRKARIWELKTKWDVAEALSFNTGNFSEPMAFSMRAWSHLAQRPNEFDLVHDNQCLGWGLLLMQNRLKLPVLSTIHHPITVDRRLEIEHARTIMERLGKRRWYAFTRMQTQVAKRMARVMTVSESSKSDIAADHKVDPSRIHVVPVGVDPELFQPVDHVQSVPGRIVTTASADVAMKGLKYLLEAVAKLRTERPIELVIIGKPKEDSASVNVFEELGLTDCVTWVHGVPDERIVELYSEAELAVVPSLYEGFSLPAIEAMSCGVPLIATTGGALPEVTGTHNETCFQVPPGDSEALASMIRTALDDPAARARIGHQGRQRVIDHWSWRHTAERTVEQYRILLSEHPGR, encoded by the coding sequence ATGACTTCTTTACCTGCCCCCAAAAATAGCGACGAGGCTTCGCTGCGTATCGCTTTTTTGGCTTACCGAGGAAAGCCCCACTGCGGAGGCCAAGGGGTCTACACCCGCCACCTCACCAAAGCCTTAACCGATTTAGGCCACCATGTTGAAGTGCTGGCCGGCCAGCCTTACCCGGTACTTGACACAGAAGTTCCCTTGGTTTCTCTCCCTAGCCTCGACCTCTACAACGATCACTTCCCTATGCGTAAAGCCCGCATTTGGGAGTTAAAAACCAAATGGGATGTCGCCGAAGCCCTGTCCTTTAACACCGGAAACTTCTCTGAACCCATGGCTTTTAGCATGCGGGCCTGGAGCCACCTCGCCCAACGCCCGAACGAATTTGATCTGGTCCACGACAACCAGTGTTTAGGTTGGGGGCTGCTGCTCATGCAAAACCGGTTAAAACTGCCGGTACTTTCCACCATTCATCACCCCATTACCGTGGATCGACGCTTAGAGATTGAACACGCCCGCACCATTATGGAGCGCCTCGGCAAACGCCGGTGGTACGCCTTTACCCGCATGCAAACCCAAGTAGCGAAACGCATGGCCCGAGTAATGACCGTTTCAGAGTCCTCGAAATCAGACATTGCCGCCGACCACAAAGTAGACCCATCACGCATCCACGTGGTGCCGGTAGGCGTTGACCCAGAACTTTTTCAACCGGTAGACCATGTACAAAGCGTGCCGGGTCGTATCGTCACCACAGCCAGCGCCGATGTGGCTATGAAAGGCCTCAAATACCTTTTAGAGGCCGTGGCCAAACTCCGCACCGAACGACCCATTGAACTGGTCATCATTGGCAAACCCAAAGAGGACAGCGCCAGCGTCAACGTCTTTGAAGAACTCGGCCTCACCGACTGCGTAACCTGGGTACATGGGGTGCCCGACGAACGCATCGTTGAGCTCTACAGCGAAGCCGAATTAGCCGTAGTGCCCTCACTTTATGAAGGTTTTTCTTTACCAGCCATCGAAGCCATGTCTTGCGGCGTTCCCTTAATAGCCACCACCGGCGGGGCACTACCTGAGGTAACCGGCACCCACAACGAGACCTGTTTTCAAGTGCCACCCGGAGACTCCGAAGCGCTGGCCTCCATGATCCGCACCGCCCTCGACGACCCGGCGGCCCGAGCCCGCATCGGCCACCAAGGCCGCCAACGGGTAATTGACCACTGGAGTTGGCGCCACACCGCCGAACGCACCGTTGAGCAATACCGCATCCTTCTTTCTGAACACCCAGGTCGTTAA
- a CDS encoding class I SAM-dependent methyltransferase, which yields MEEHLLSQAKLARGFMPPDEGLALYQHACAVSIAGPFLEVGSYCGKSAIYLGAAAQKSDRLLFALDHHRGSEENQPGWEWHEPDLVDPDLEKMDTLPHFRRAVHDAGLEGTVVALVGESAPVAAAWQTPLALLFIDGGHGKEPAHRDYQGWVPQVALGGVLLIHDVFPNPEDGGRPPFEIWERAMNSGAFKEIGATGSLRALQRTGLGI from the coding sequence ATGGAAGAACATCTTCTTAGCCAAGCAAAACTTGCCCGGGGTTTTATGCCGCCTGATGAAGGGCTAGCGCTCTATCAGCATGCATGTGCGGTGAGCATTGCGGGGCCTTTTCTCGAAGTAGGGAGTTACTGCGGTAAGTCAGCGATCTACCTTGGGGCAGCTGCGCAAAAGTCTGATCGGCTACTTTTTGCTTTAGACCACCATCGCGGGTCGGAAGAAAACCAGCCGGGCTGGGAATGGCACGAACCCGACCTCGTCGACCCCGACCTGGAGAAAATGGACACCCTCCCGCATTTTCGTCGAGCGGTGCATGATGCTGGTTTAGAAGGCACAGTGGTGGCATTGGTGGGAGAATCGGCACCGGTGGCTGCTGCTTGGCAAACCCCGTTGGCTTTGCTTTTTATTGACGGCGGGCATGGCAAAGAGCCCGCCCACCGCGATTATCAAGGATGGGTGCCTCAGGTGGCGCTCGGTGGGGTGTTGTTGATTCACGACGTGTTCCCAAACCCCGAAGACGGCGGCCGGCCACCTTTTGAAATCTGGGAGCGAGCGATGAACTCAGGGGCCTTTAAAGAAATAGGAGCCACCGGTTCGCTGCGAGCATTGCAACGCACGGGGCTGGGTATTTAA
- the hemG gene encoding protoporphyrinogen oxidase — MTRRVVIVGAGITGLSAAHRLLHDAPDVEVTVLETADRAGGKLITNTFAGLPVDEGADSFLVRVPWGTQLCNELGLADELVAPAARHASLWLGQALRPIPSPNVLGVPLDPEAVAPGILPDDDLARLSGPGLPDQPLPEGDLSIGAVVRSCVGDAVFERLVAPLLGGINAGEADAMSCAAMAPQLLVAGRHPEGMLASFRQQLAQAKPGAAVFNAHPEGMQRVVSALVDQLGDRLRLSTPVTALTAGDKGWTIHTPGEDFRADGVILTVPSFAAAPLVAPLHQPSAQTLAGIEHASATLVTFAYHRRDLQVAVDQSGFLVPQSAGLLMTACSYSGSKWAHLHHPEKEILRVSAGRINDQRHLALDDQALIDGLRKDLATTLGVEAPPCETRCSPWPDSLPQFPVGHADQMAQLAGDLAESAPGLVVTGAAHHGVGVPACINSGFQAAKNFIS, encoded by the coding sequence GTGACCCGCCGGGTGGTGATTGTCGGTGCTGGCATCACCGGATTATCGGCTGCTCATCGCCTCCTTCACGACGCCCCCGACGTAGAGGTCACCGTTTTAGAAACTGCTGACCGGGCCGGAGGCAAACTCATAACCAATACATTCGCTGGGCTACCGGTAGACGAAGGGGCCGACTCTTTTTTAGTGCGAGTGCCGTGGGGTACGCAGTTGTGTAATGAACTTGGCTTGGCAGATGAACTGGTGGCTCCGGCGGCCCGGCACGCCTCGTTATGGCTGGGCCAAGCCTTGCGGCCTATCCCTTCGCCCAACGTGTTAGGTGTTCCTCTTGATCCCGAGGCGGTGGCTCCGGGAATTCTACCCGACGACGATTTAGCCCGTTTGTCGGGGCCTGGCCTGCCTGACCAACCCCTTCCCGAAGGCGATCTCAGCATCGGTGCCGTCGTGCGCTCCTGTGTGGGCGATGCCGTGTTCGAACGATTGGTGGCCCCTTTGCTCGGGGGGATCAACGCCGGTGAAGCCGATGCCATGAGTTGCGCCGCTATGGCACCGCAGTTGCTGGTCGCGGGGCGTCACCCAGAAGGCATGTTGGCCAGTTTTCGCCAACAACTTGCCCAAGCAAAACCAGGCGCTGCGGTTTTTAACGCTCACCCCGAAGGCATGCAACGGGTGGTTTCGGCGTTGGTGGATCAACTTGGTGATCGCTTACGACTCAGCACCCCCGTTACGGCGCTCACCGCCGGTGATAAAGGATGGACGATACATACCCCAGGTGAAGACTTTCGAGCTGATGGGGTGATCCTCACCGTTCCTTCTTTTGCGGCGGCCCCTCTAGTCGCTCCTTTGCATCAACCCAGTGCCCAAACTTTGGCCGGCATTGAACACGCTTCAGCCACCTTGGTTACCTTTGCTTACCATCGGCGAGACCTTCAGGTAGCAGTCGATCAAAGCGGTTTTTTGGTTCCTCAGTCGGCCGGGCTGCTTATGACCGCTTGTTCCTACTCAGGAAGCAAGTGGGCGCATTTGCATCATCCGGAAAAAGAAATCTTGCGTGTCTCCGCCGGGCGCATCAACGACCAACGACATCTTGCTTTAGACGACCAAGCGCTCATCGACGGGTTGCGCAAAGACCTGGCCACCACGTTGGGGGTCGAAGCTCCACCTTGCGAAACACGCTGCTCACCTTGGCCGGATTCTTTGCCGCAATTTCCGGTTGGTCACGCCGATCAGATGGCGCAGTTGGCCGGCGACCTGGCGGAATCTGCCCCCGGTCTGGTGGTTACCGGGGCCGCTCACCACGGAGTCGGGGTACCCGCTTGTATTAATTCAGGTTTTCAAGCAGCCAAAAATTTTATTTCTTAA
- a CDS encoding D-tyrosyl-tRNA(Tyr) deacylase, with protein sequence MRALVQRVEQASVTVGTEIVGAIEAGLCVLVGVTHDDGPDQANRLVEKLAGLRIFDDPQGVMNLSVVDTQGALLVVSQFTLYGDVQKGKRPSWMAAARPDQAEPLIEQVVEGLTQRGLEVATGRFRADMKVAILNNGPVTLMIEV encoded by the coding sequence ATGCGAGCATTAGTGCAACGGGTAGAACAAGCATCGGTCACGGTAGGTACTGAAATTGTGGGAGCCATCGAAGCGGGCCTCTGTGTCTTGGTGGGAGTAACCCACGATGATGGCCCAGACCAAGCAAACCGTTTGGTAGAGAAATTGGCTGGTTTACGTATTTTTGATGACCCGCAAGGGGTCATGAACCTTTCGGTTGTTGACACTCAAGGGGCGTTATTAGTGGTTAGTCAGTTCACCCTTTATGGCGATGTGCAAAAAGGAAAACGCCCTTCGTGGATGGCCGCCGCCCGGCCTGATCAAGCTGAACCATTAATTGAACAGGTGGTTGAGGGGCTCACTCAGCGAGGACTTGAGGTAGCGACCGGTCGGTTTCGGGCCGATATGAAGGTGGCGATTTTAAATAATGGTCCGGTTACTTTAATGATTGAGGTGTGA
- a CDS encoding NUDIX domain-containing protein, translating to MSQAPSQRDLLRWAEALAGTARTGLGFTESLYEKERYEEILHVAAEIRHRADQLSGHDFDVETLVNEWLGTVGQGVPGYVTPKVTVAAVVGNEAGELLLVQRAGSEVWLYPTGWADVGYSPAEVVVKEVQEETGIECEVVRPIAILDGMRLGFTGIPLYSLVFHCRMTGGELQAHPLECADVGFFAEGHLPAKTALPEQWAQEAFAAIREEDLEVRFDAPRDPLWEGQENVLSFLEDPEEKESP from the coding sequence ATGAGCCAGGCTCCTTCTCAACGAGATTTGCTGCGCTGGGCGGAAGCTTTGGCGGGCACGGCCCGCACCGGTTTGGGGTTTACCGAGAGCCTGTACGAAAAAGAACGCTACGAAGAGATTCTTCACGTAGCGGCCGAAATCCGTCACCGAGCCGACCAACTTTCGGGTCATGATTTTGATGTGGAGACCCTGGTAAATGAATGGCTTGGGACGGTAGGCCAAGGGGTACCCGGTTACGTGACCCCCAAAGTGACGGTGGCGGCCGTAGTGGGTAACGAAGCGGGAGAACTGCTGCTGGTTCAACGAGCCGGCTCGGAGGTCTGGCTGTACCCCACGGGTTGGGCTGATGTGGGGTACTCGCCCGCCGAAGTAGTAGTAAAAGAAGTACAAGAAGAAACAGGAATTGAATGTGAGGTAGTGCGCCCCATCGCTATTTTGGATGGCATGCGGCTGGGTTTTACCGGAATCCCTTTATATTCACTGGTTTTCCATTGCCGCATGACCGGAGGGGAACTTCAAGCGCATCCTTTAGAGTGCGCCGACGTCGGATTTTTTGCGGAAGGACATTTACCAGCAAAGACCGCTCTTCCGGAGCAATGGGCTCAAGAGGCATTTGCGGCGATTCGTGAAGAAGACCTAGAAGTACGCTTCGATGCCCCGCGAGACCCGCTTTGGGAAGGTCAAGAAAATGTGCTGAGCTTTCTTGAAGACCCTGAAGAAAAAGAGTCGCCTTAG